The DNA segment CCCTCGGCACCCTGTTGAGCAAGGTGGGTGGCCTGATTCGGCAGCTGGTGATCGCAGCGGCCTTCGGGGTGGGCGCGGCCTATGACGCTTACAACTACGCCTATGTGCTGCCTGGATTTCTGCTGATCCTGCTGGGAGGGATCAATGGCCCCTTCCACAGCGCCATGGTGAGCGTGCTGAGCCGGCGCCCACGGGCCGAAGGAGCCCATATCCTTGCGGCTCTCAACACCAGCGTCAGTGCTCTGTTGCTGATGGTCACCATCGTTCTGGTGCTGGCGGCGGATCCTCTGATCACCCTTGTGGGCCCTGGTCTTGCCCCCGAGCTTCACGCCATCGCACGGGTGCAGCTGCAGGTGATGGCGCCGATGGCGCTGCTGGCCGGACTGATCGGGTTGGGTTTTGGATCCCTCAACGCCGCCGATGAATTCTGGATTCCGGCGATTTCTCCGCTGATGTCCAGCGGCGCCCTGATCATCGGGGTTGGATTGCTCTGGTGGCAGCTCGGGGCTGACATCGCCTTGCCGTCCGCCGCCATGGCCGGGGGTGTGGTGCTGGCCTTGGCCACGTTGGTGGGGGCTTTGCTGCAGTGGCTGATCCAGCTGCCGGCGTTGATCCGGCAGGGGTTGGCTCGTTTCCAACTGGTCTGGGACTGGCGGCACCCGGGGGTGCGCGAGGTGTGGCGTGTGATGGGGCCGGCGACGCTGTCGTCCGGGATGCTGCAGATCAATGTGTTCACGGATCTGTTCTTCGCCTCCGGAATTCTCGGCGCGGCGGCGGGTCTGGGCTACGCCAATTTGTTGGTGCAAACGCCCCTGGGTTTGATCTCGAATGCACTGCTGGTGCCCCTGCTGCCCACCTTCGCCAGGCTCACGGCGCCGGAAGATCGTGCGCAGCTGATCGATCGGATCCGCCAGGGGTTGATGCTGTCTGCGGCATCGATGATTCCCCTGGGGGGTCTTTTCATCGCCTTGGGTGGCCCCATCGTCGCCCTGGTGTACGAGCGCGGTGCCTTCGATGCGTCAGCCGCCCAGTTGGTGACGGGTTTGCTGATGGCCTACGGCCTGGGCATGCCGGCCTACCTCGGCCGGGATGTGCTGGTGCGTGTCTTTTATGCCCTTGGGGATGGAACGACACCTTTTCGGCTCTCGCTGGCGGGGATTGGTCTCAACGTGGTTTTTGATTGGCTTCTGGTGGGTGGTCCTACCCCTTGGGGGAATCAGTCGCCGTTCAATTTCGGTGCACCCGGGCTGGTGCTTGCCACGGTTGCCATCAACCTGCTCACCTGCCTCGCCCTGATGCTGGGTCTGCAGCAACGCATTTCAGGACTGCCGCTGCGGCGTTGGGGGATGGACCTGCTGAGGCTGGCCATCGCCGGCGTGCTGGCAGCGGTGGGCGCCGGGATCATCGTGACCGTTGTGCCCTGGCCCGGAGGTTTGCTGGGCCTGCTGTTTCAGGTGGGTGCGCCTGGCCTGCTGGGTTTGGCGTTGTTTGCCTTAATCGGTGCACAACTTCAGGTGCCGGAGGTGCGTGAGATCACGCAGTTGGTGACGGGCCGATTCAGGGCTCGCTGAGACGAACATCGAGTTCTTCACGCACCTGGATGGGCAACTCCAGCTGTTCGCGACCCACGAGTTGAGGACCCTGAACAGACACAATC comes from the Synechococcus sp. A15-62 genome and includes:
- the murJ gene encoding murein biosynthesis integral membrane protein MurJ translates to MARSLKGIALVVTLGTLLSKVGGLIRQLVIAAAFGVGAAYDAYNYAYVLPGFLLILLGGINGPFHSAMVSVLSRRPRAEGAHILAALNTSVSALLLMVTIVLVLAADPLITLVGPGLAPELHAIARVQLQVMAPMALLAGLIGLGFGSLNAADEFWIPAISPLMSSGALIIGVGLLWWQLGADIALPSAAMAGGVVLALATLVGALLQWLIQLPALIRQGLARFQLVWDWRHPGVREVWRVMGPATLSSGMLQINVFTDLFFASGILGAAAGLGYANLLVQTPLGLISNALLVPLLPTFARLTAPEDRAQLIDRIRQGLMLSAASMIPLGGLFIALGGPIVALVYERGAFDASAAQLVTGLLMAYGLGMPAYLGRDVLVRVFYALGDGTTPFRLSLAGIGLNVVFDWLLVGGPTPWGNQSPFNFGAPGLVLATVAINLLTCLALMLGLQQRISGLPLRRWGMDLLRLAIAGVLAAVGAGIIVTVVPWPGGLLGLLFQVGAPGLLGLALFALIGAQLQVPEVREITQLVTGRFRAR